The genomic window ATCGATTGCTGCGGCCTGCCCACCCTGCCCGGCAAGGCGCCATTCGGTGGAGAAATCCTCAGCCACGACTTCGTGGAGGCCGCCTTGCTGCGGCGAGCCGGCTGGGAGGCCTATCTGCTGGCAGACCTGGAAGGCAGCTACGAAGAAGTACCGTGCAATCTCATCGATTTCGCCAAGCGCGATCGCCGCTGGGTGCAGGGCAATATCCAGCACCTGGGTTTGCTGGGTATTGCAGGCCTTAACGGGACCAGCCGCTTGCACTTCCTGTTCGGTGCGCTTGCTTACATGGCGTCGCTCATCTGGTTTGCGATGCTGGTACTCAGCACGGTGGATGCGCTGTCACGCGCGATTCAGGGTGATGTCTATTTTCCCGCCACGCACCAGCTGTTTCCGGATTGGCCGGTGGTGAGAACCGAACTGATCGTCATGCTGATACAACTCACCATCGCCATGCTGCTGTTGCCAAAGGTCATGGGTATTACCATCGCGATCATTCAGAGACGGCCGGAATTCGGCGGCACGTGGGCAATCGTCAAGGGCGGCCTTGCCGAGTTACTGTTTGCCATCGTCATCGCCCCCATCATGATGGCGTTCCACGCCTTCTTCGTCGTTTCCGTGTTGCTGGGCTTTGGTGTGAACTGGGAGACACAGGAGCGAGCGGGCCGTCTGCTCTCCTGGAAGGAAACATTGACACGGACATGGCGCATTGCGCTCACAGCACTCGCCTGGGGCGCTCTGACCTTTCACTACACACCGGTCATTTTCTGGTGGTTGACCCCCGCACTATTCGGCCTGGTACTGGCGGCCCCCATCGCTCGCTATTCCAGCAGCCCACAGCTGGGTGCCGGCATGCGCCGTATTGGGGTTTTCCTTTGTCCCAGTGAAGTGCGTACAGATCCGGTGCTGCAATGTCTCCAGAAACTACTGACCGTTGCACCGGTGCAGTCCCCAGTTCAAGCGCTACCCCCTGCGCTTCCGGCTGAAATCCCATCCGAGATGAAGCCTCAGGACTTCAACCACAAGCCCATTGCAAGCGGTCTCGTGGACAAGTCCGGGCCCGAGGTGTGGCCTCCCGCATGGACGCGCCAGCCGCGCACCTCCAGGCATCACTCCAACACAACCGACGTGCGCGATGCGTTGGCTGGAGTACATACAGCCGCGGCAGATCCGCGCAATCTGAATTCAGGCCGGAACTGAAAGCGGTCGCACCGAAAGCCCACCACGGAGTAACGCGCGATGTACGAAAATCACACGAAGTCCACCACCACGTCGGAGCATGCACCGCGGGGCAAGAGCGGTAGTCATGCAAGCGTTCAACAGACTGAACCGAAATTTGCTCGTCAGGCGTTCACCTGGCGGAACCTGCAGCCGTGGCAGACTGCCGGGCTCGTCGTTGCCGCTGTAATCGTGATCGGCCTGATACTGGCCTATCTCTAGCCGAGTGATCCCGACTGACGGAGAGTCCTCATGGCCATTACCGCCACAGATCCGATAAAGATCATACTTGCCATCTTTCTACCGCCAGTCGGTGTGTTCATGGAGGTCGGACTCACGGGCCACTTCTGGTTGAGCATCCTGCTGACCTTCCTCGGCTTTATCCCCGGCATCATCCATGCTCTCTACGTGATTCTTAAACACTAGTAACCCGTTACGGAAGTTCGGCACGTTCCTGCGCCCCCAGTTCCCAC from Natronocella acetinitrilica includes these protein-coding regions:
- a CDS encoding YqaE/Pmp3 family membrane protein — encoded protein: MAITATDPIKIILAIFLPPVGVFMEVGLTGHFWLSILLTFLGFIPGIIHALYVILKH
- the mdoH gene encoding glucans biosynthesis glucosyltransferase MdoH yields the protein MRSSETQIQSSAAGLHAPETAAPIRIPGKGLRPALIIGLATITTLSGVWMMFNILAANGFRAFDAMLLLLFAVSFCWISIAFWTSAAGFLLQLLRRDPLTLQRTESGRHRDSRIVTRTAVVMPVYNEETRRMVAGFEATLRSLEATGEAAHFDFYMLSDTTDPQIAQSELDAWQHLLARLGPAGERVFYRRRPENSARKVGNLADFCTRWGRNYEHMIVLDADSVMSGDCLLQLVRAMQANPRAGLIQTVPIPVQQTTFFGRFVQFAAGLYSPMLATGLSFWQTDTANYWGHNAILRVRAFIDCCGLPTLPGKAPFGGEILSHDFVEAALLRRAGWEAYLLADLEGSYEEVPCNLIDFAKRDRRWVQGNIQHLGLLGIAGLNGTSRLHFLFGALAYMASLIWFAMLVLSTVDALSRAIQGDVYFPATHQLFPDWPVVRTELIVMLIQLTIAMLLLPKVMGITIAIIQRRPEFGGTWAIVKGGLAELLFAIVIAPIMMAFHAFFVVSVLLGFGVNWETQERAGRLLSWKETLTRTWRIALTALAWGALTFHYTPVIFWWLTPALFGLVLAAPIARYSSSPQLGAGMRRIGVFLCPSEVRTDPVLQCLQKLLTVAPVQSPVQALPPALPAEIPSEMKPQDFNHKPIASGLVDKSGPEVWPPAWTRQPRTSRHHSNTTDVRDALAGVHTAAADPRNLNSGRN